The genomic interval TAACTTTAAAGATAATAATTTCATTTAACTCCAGCCGGTTTGATCCATAGAGAAACTTTCCATCGGGGGATACATGAATATCTGCAGCCGCGAACTTGCCGGCGAAATCGTCGGGAACGATTGATTCTTTTTGTTTTTCAGTCAGTACCCCGTCTTCATAATCAAACACTGTAATGTCGCCATTTAATTCGTTGATGAAATAGGCATGCTGCCCATTCGGGTGAAAAGTGAAATGACGGGGACCGCTATTTTCAGGTAACGTGGAAACCTTCAGGTTGTTGGTGTCCAATGGAAAAGATTCCTGGTTGACATTTAATGGATAACCTGTTATTTCGCTGGTTCCCAAATTTGTAACGAACAGGGTGTTGTTGTCCGGGGATACAGCAGCAGCGTGCATTCGTGTTGGGCCTTCCTTGCCGTTGACTATATTTCCTTTATGGTAAATGGCTTGTATATCGTTGCTTAATGAGCCATCTTCCAAGATTGGAACTGCGGCTAAACTCCCGCTTCCGTAGTTTGCTGTAAAGACATAAGTCCCGGTTGAGTCGATTGATATATAGCAGGGGCCGTCACCGCCGGAAGATACCTTGTTCAAGAACTCCATTTTTCCAGATTTCTGATCGAAATTGTATGCGTAAACCGTGCCTATGGAATCTTTACCCCATTCTGATACTGCATACACTTGTTTCAAATCAGGTGAAAGTGTGAGGAAAGATGGGTTGTCGATGCCGGTTAATTCGTTTTTGTAAGTAAGCGTCCCGCTATCAGTATCAAAAGTATAAACGTAAATGTCTGCATGGTCACCCGAGCCGGTATATGTCCCGATAAGCAAGGTGAGTTTCCCTTGTGATGGGTCGGTGGAAGTAGTCGCCATATTACAAGACGAAAGTAAAATACAAACAACAATAAGAGTTCTCATAATCTTTTTATTATGCTTCACAGTCAAACTTAGCTTTTTGACGTTAATTTCTGCAATTTTTCTTCGTTAAAATGAATGGTTTTCTTGTTTTATAACTACTACTTAATATTAATATATTTTAATATAATACAAATATTACATTTTAATGGACTGATAATCAGATGTATGATTGCGATATAATAACTTATGTTTGTCAGCGTTATATGATATTAGATGCTAATAACTATATTAGTTATTAATATTTTTAACCCTATAAAAAACTAAATTATGGAAAAAAAGCTGCCGATTCAGGTTCACGTCATCCTGTTTTTTCTTTTAGCGTATTGCAATTCGCTGTTTGCACAAAACACCAATGTTGCAGGAAAAGTTACCGATGCTAGTGGTCAGGGTTTACAGGCCATTAGTGTCCAAGTTATAGGATCAACGACTGGAACAAGCACCGATGCCGATGGGAATTTTGCCATCAGTGCAGGTGCAACAGATTCTCTTTTGTTCTCTTCGGTAGGCTACGTTTCGCAAACGATCGGCATCAACAACCGAACGACTATCACCATACAGATGTCGGAAGACACAAAAGTTCTAAGTGATGTCGTCGTAACGGCGCTCGGTATTGAGCGTTCGGCAAAGAGTTTGTCTTATTCGACAACTAATATTTCGGCAGATGAGTTGACCGAGGTGAAAGGCCCTACCTTACTAAATTCTCTAGCCGGAAAGGCGGCGGGGGTCGTAGTTTCTCAGGGTGCGGGTGGACCTGGTTCAAACCCGAGGATCGTTCTGCGCGGGAACAAATCGATTGTCGGGGATAATCAGCCCCTTTATGTAGTTGACGGGGTTCCGATCGGTGGGTTTGCCGATTATAATCCAGAAGATATAGCCAGTTTGCAAGTGCTGCAGGGTGCATCTGCGGCGGCTCTGTATGGTAGCCAGGCGGCAAACGGGGTGATTTTGATTACCACCAAGAAAGGGCAGTTTGGGACGACTTCAGTCGATTTTTCATCGTCGACTATGTTCGATAACCCATTGGTGCTGCCAGAACTGCAAACATCGTATGGGCAGGGTCTCGGAGGTGAGGCAGTAGAAGGCATTAACGATAGCTGGGGGCCGAAGATCAATAATGGTAGCGATCGGCATATTAAAGAGTTTTTCGAGACAGGTCAGAACTTTATCAATAGCATCTCGATAAGTAGTGGCAATCAAGTAAGCAGAGCGTTCTTGTCCTATTCGAATACGAATTCAAAATCTGTAATACCAAACTATGGCTTTAAAAGGGATAATTTTACCGTTAGAGGGACGAGTGAGATTTTGGACGGTAAGGTTGAACTTGAGGCAGGCTTGAACTATATTAAGAGTAAAACGGAAAACCAAAATGCCTCTTCCTGGTACAATAGTCCGATGTTCGGGTTGTATTTATTCCCGATGGGAGATGATATGTCAAAATACTCTCCAAATGGGGGTGGTGTGTGGGATGAGCGCCGCCATATGTATGTGCAGAACTGGCCATACATTAAAAACGAACATAGTTCTAATCAGAATCCTTATTGGATTACCAATCGTTTACAAAATGATCAATTGCGGGATCGGACGGTTTTTA from Pedobacter indicus carries:
- a CDS encoding lactonase family protein; amino-acid sequence: MRTLIVVCILLSSCNMATTSTDPSQGKLTLLIGTYTGSGDHADIYVYTFDTDSGTLTYKNELTGIDNPSFLTLSPDLKQVYAVSEWGKDSIGTVYAYNFDQKSGKMEFLNKVSSGGDGPCYISIDSTGTYVFTANYGSGSLAAVPILEDGSLSNDIQAIYHKGNIVNGKEGPTRMHAAAVSPDNNTLFVTNLGTSEITGYPLNVNQESFPLDTNNLKVSTLPENSGPRHFTFHPNGQHAYFINELNGDITVFDYEDGVLTEKQKESIVPDDFAGKFAAADIHVSPDGKFLYGSNRLELNEIIIFKVNPTDGQLSYVGRQSSGGETPRNFAIDPSGKFLLVANQNTNDITVFLRDQETGLLSETSEKISIHKPVCLKFAH